Sequence from the Rhodococcus jostii RHA1 genome:
CCGAGCTTGGCGAGGGTCTCGTCGGCATCGGCGTAGGTCTGACCGATCCGGTAGATGTCGCGGGCCTCCTTGCCGGTGGCCACCTCGCGGCCCAGTTCACCCGCGACGCGGACCAACTGCTCGACCTGCTGGACGGAGGTCATCTTCTCGCCCTTGCGTCCCCAGATGGTGTCTTCGTTACCGCAACGGGGGTGCAGGCCCATCGCGATCGCCATCGCGTTGACCGGCAGCACGCTGCGCATCAGGGTCTCGAGGGTCAGGCAGGCACCGTCCGGGACTCGCTGGATGAAGTTCATGATGTTGTACGGGTTGGGGCCGTCGAAGCCGCCGCCGATGCCGACCCAGGTCAGGTTGAGCGGACCGGTGTAGATCCCGCGCCGGATGAGCCGCTCGACGGTCTCGAGCTGGGGGATGCTCGAGAGCTGGAAGTGCGGCTGAATTCCTGCCGCCTGCAGGCGACGCAGATGCTCCTCGACCCACGCCGGGCCTGCCGGTACCGTCATCTCCCGGTACGCCTCGGCGAGCTCGGGCCGCTCCATCGAGGTGCCGGCGATGTCGTCGGCGGTCATGAGTTCCATGATGTTCATCTGAGAGGTGTTGATCGCGATCGTCACCTGGTCGGGTGCGGGATCGAGGTCGGCCAGCATGTGCCGCGTGTCGTCCGAGAGCCACTTCGCATCCGCGCCTTCGCCTTCGGGTGCGAAGGAGATCGATCCGCCGACCTGCAGGATCATGTCCGGCACCGCCTGGCGCAGTCCGGCGAGCAACTCGTTGAACTTCGAGAGCCGCTTGGAGCCCTTGCCGTCGAGCTCACGGACGTGGATGTGCAGAACGGTGGCGCCGGCCTCGTAGCAGTCCACTGCCTTCTGGACGTGCTCGTCCATCGTCAGCGGCAGGTCTTCGCGGAAGTCGTCCGGCTCCCACTCGGGACCGTACGGGGCACACGTGATGACCAGCTTCTCCTGGGTCTCGGGGAAGAGGGCGTCGTCGTGGAAGTGCATGGGTGTTCTCCGTTCGAAATCGGATCTGATGAATAGGGGCTGTGAGAATTCAGAAGGGCCGGTCGCCGACGATTCCGGCGCGTTCCATCTTGCGGACGGCCGGCCAGTAGTCCTGGACCGCGTAGTGCTGGGTGGACCGGTTGTCCCAGATCGCCACACTGTTCGGGGTCCACCGCCACCGCACCTGGTACTCGGGGATCGCGGCCTGGCTGATCAAGTAGTTCAGCAGGTTGCTGCTACCGGGTGCGTAGTCGATGCCGTACCGGATGTTCTCGGGGGTGTGGTAGTTGACGAAGTGGGTCGCGAAAGCGTTGACGAACAGGATCTTTTCACCGGTCTCGGGATGCGTGCGCACCACGGGGTGCTCGGCGTCCGGGAACCGCTGGTGCAATGCGTGCCGCTGCTCCGTCGGCTGGGCCGCGCCGAACGACGCCTCGATGCTGTGCCGGGCACGGAGTCCGTCGATCTGCTTCTTCACCGCGTCGGGGAGTTTCGCGTAGGCCTCGGCCATGTTCACCCAGATGGTGTCGCCGCCGACCGGGGGCGTCGCCACACAGCGGAGCACACAACCCATGGGCGGGTTCTCCCGCCAGGTGGCGTCGCAGTGAAAAGCGTTCTCGTAGTGCTCGGCCGGGCTGTCGAGGTCCTTGTAGATCTGCACGAGCCCGGGATGATCCGGGTCGCTGCCCGCGACGGGGTGATCCTCGAGCGGACCGAACCGTTCGGCGAGCGCCACGTGCTCGGCGCGGGAGATGTCCTGGTCGCGCAGGAACAGGACCTTGTATTCGAGCAGCAGTTCCCGGAGTTCGGCGAACAGGGCGTCGTCGCGGGAGGCGTCGCCGAGGTTCACGTCGAACAGTTCGGCGCCGAGGGAACACGTCATCGGTGCCAGCCGGAAGGAACCGGACGGGGAGAGGATCGTGTGCCGTTCGGGTGAATGCGTCAGTTGCGCAGTGTCGTTCATGGTGGTGTCTCCGTCGTGGTGAGAGGTGTCGCGCCGTCAGAGGCGGAACACGGAGGAGCCGATGCTGCGGCCGGACTCGAGATCCCGGTGTGCCTGGACCGCGTCCTCGAGCCCGTAGCTCTGGTTGATCTCGATCCGGATTCGTCCCGCCTCGACGTGGTCGAACAGTTCACCGGCGAGTTCGGCGCGTTCGGCCGGGTCGGCGATGTAGTCGGCGAGCGCGGGGCGGGTGACGAACAGCGACCCCTTGACGGCCAGCTGCATCGCGTTGATCGGAGGAATCGGTCCGGAGGCCGTTCCGAAGCACACCAGCAGACCGCGCCGGGCGAGGCAGTCGAGCGAGGTCTGGAAGGTGGACTCGCCGATGCTGTCGTACACGACGGGGACGCCGGCACCGTTCGTGATCTCCCGAACCCGCTCGGCGACGTTCTCCCGGGTGTAGACGATCACGTGCTCACACCCGTGGGCGCGGGCGATCGCGGCCTTCTCGTCGGTGGACACGGTGCCGATCACGTTGATGCCCAGCAACTTTGCCCACTGCGTGAAGATCAGGCCGACGCCGCCGGCCGCCGCGTGCAGGAGCACGGTGTCGCCCGCCTTCAGCGGGTGGATGCGGCGCAGCAGGTAGGCGGTGGTCAGACCGCGCATCGTCATCGCGGCCGCGGTGTCGAAGCGGATCGCTTCCGGCAGCGGGATCAGCGGTGCGGCCGGCATCACGCGTTCGGTGCTGTAGGCGCCGAGGGGGCTGCCCGTGTAGGTGACGCGGTCACCGACCTGCACGTGGGTCACGCCGGAGCCGACTTCCTCGACGACACCGGCCGCCTCGACGCCCATGCCCGCGGGCAACTCGGCCGGATACAGGCCGGTGCGGAAGTAGGTGTCGGCGAAGTTCAGTCCGACGGCCTCGTGCCGGATCCGGACCCCGTGGGGGCCGGGCTCCCCGACCTCGACGTTCTCCCACCGCATGACCTCGGGTGCGCCGTGCTCGTAGAACCGAACAGCCTGTGCCACTGTACTTCTCCTCGTCGATGTGAAGGCCGCCGCTTCGGCCTCGTGCTGTGATGCACCTAACAGTAGGGTCGCGATGAGGCGCATGCTTATCCCTGCGAGACAGGCGGCGTATCATTTCGGGACATGCTGGAGGCGGTATGAAACCCCTTGCGCGGTACGCGTCACTGAACGGGTACGTAGAGCTGTGCCGGTCGCTCGGACTCGAGCCGGCACCGCTGCTGCGCTCCGCCGGTCTGGACCCCTCCGGGCTCGGCCTCCAGGACCGCTGGATCCCGGCCGCGGCGATCGCGTGGTTGCTCGAGGCGTCGGTAAGCGCATCCGGGTACGACGACTTCGGGCTGCGCCTCGCCGAGCGCAGGCAGTTCTCCAACCTCGGCCCTCTCAGCCTCGTCGTGCGCGAGGAGCCCGACGTCCGCAGTGCCCTGCGCGTCCTGACCAGGTACGAGCACACCTACAACGAGGCGCTGCGGACACGGATGTCGGAGCGCGGCGGTCTGGTGACCTTGCGCGTCGAATTGGACGTGGGCGAGACGACCGAGATTCGGCAGTCGGTGGAACTGGCCGTCGGGGTGCTGCACCGGCTGCTGCGCGGCTTCCTCGGGGGCGGCTGGAAACCGCTCGCCGTCTGCTTCCCCCATCCGGCTCCGCCGGACACGGCGACCCACCGACGCCTGTTCGGGCCGGTGGTGAACTTCGACCACGAGTTCGCGGGCATCGTCATCGAGGCCGGCGACCTGGCTGCGCCGAACAAGATGTCCGATCCACTGCTCCGTCCCTACACCCAGCAACTCCTCGAGTCCTGGGAGCCGTCGGACGACGTGACCATCGTGAGCCGGGTCCGCGAGCTGATCGAACTACTGCTGCCGACGGGCCGCTGTTCCGTCGAGCAGGTGGCTCGCAGCCTGGGTGTGGACCGGCGGACGGTGCATCGCCGCCTCGCCGAGAGCGGCGAGACGTTCTCGACCGTCCTGGACGCGACCCGCGTCGAACTCGCCGAACGGATGGTCGCGAATCCCCGCCTGAGTCTCACCGAGATCGCGGACATGCTGGCGTTCTCGGCGCCGAGCAACTTCTCCCGCTGGTTCAGTGGGCGGTTCGGATGCAGCCCGAGCCGCTGGCGAACTCAGCGGTCGGGCGACACCGGCTGAACCGGCCGGCACCCGTCCAGATCGAGCCTGCTGATGTAGTGGGCGCCGTCGTCGATGGGATTGTCCGGTGGGAGGTAGCCCTCGCCGACGCGGCGGAAGCCGGCCTTCTCGAGCGCGCGCCACGACGCCCGGTTGGGGACGACGACGGGGACGACGATCGCGGTGGCGTCGGGTAGGTCGGCGCGGCACTTGGCGACGAACGCGCTGATCATCGCGGTTCCCAGCCCCCGGCCGGTGTGTTGCGGGTCGCCGACGTAGTAGTCGATGGAGATGCTTCCCGGTGGGATCTCGACGAGGGCTGCGAGGAGCGCGAGGTCCTCGGGGTAGTCGGCGATCCGGTACCGCTGGATGAATCCGAACGGCAGGCCGCCGCGCAGGACGAGGAAGTCCTCGCACGGCTCGGTGCCGTCGATGCTGCCGCCGAAATCGCGCTCGATGTCGGCGTCCGCGGTGTCGTGGTTCCAGAACCGCGCGACGTGCGGTTCGCGGAGCCATCGTTGCAGTTGAGGGAAGAATTCGCGGGTCGTGCGGACGAATTCGAAGGTGACTGCGTCGGCGCTCACGACAGGAAAACTAGCAGGAATCCCGTCGATTCAACTTCGGCATCGATAACGAGAATCTTTGACTTGGACATGTATCGACCATGCCTCTAGCGTGACTCCTATGACTCAGGTCACGCCTGGTAGCCGGGCGTGATCGGAGTCCTCCAACGTTCCCCGCACCGCCAGCGCCAGCACACAGAGAGGAGTCACCGATGACCCTCCCCCTCGCCGTTTCCCCGGCAGTCGACAGCGCGGTCTCCAAGATCTTCCGTCGCGTCGTCCCGCTGTTCATCGTCATGCTCATCTGCAACCAGCTCAACAGATCGAACATCGGTTACGCGCAGACGCATCTCGAGGCGGACGTGGGAATCGGCGCCGCGGCGTACGGCTTCGGTGCGGGTGTCTTCTTCATCGCCTATGCGATCTTCGAACTGCCGTCGAACGTGCTCATGGAGAAGTTCGGCGCCAAGGTGTGGCTCACCCGCATCATGATCTCGTGGGGCCTGGTGTCCGCGGCGATGGTGTTCGTCAACGGCCCGGAGATGTTCTACGTCCTGCGGTTCCTCCTCGGTGTCGCCGAGGCCGGCTTCTTCCCGGCCATCATCTTCTACTTCACCCGCTGGCTGCCGAACAACCACCGCAGCCGCGCCACGGCACTGTTCATCGCCGGGTCCTCCATCGCGGCCGCCATCTCGGGGCCGCTGTCCGGACCGCTGCTGTCCCTCGACGGACTCGGTGGGCATCACGGCTGGCAGTGGATGTTCGGGCTGGAAGGCCTGCTGTCCGTCGTCGTCGGATGCATCGCCTACCGTCTGCTCGACTCGAAGATCGACGACGCGAAGTGGCTCACCGCCCCGGAAAAGGCCGACCTGCAGGCCGTCATCGCCGAGGAGGACGTGCTGCGCAGCGAGGCGTCCGCGAAGCGTGGCGAGTCGGGCTCGCGCTGGAAGCTGCTCCTGCAGCCGCGGATCCTGGTGTGCTGCGGCATCTTCTTCGCGATCACCATGGCGATCTACGCCAACACGTTCTGGCTCCCGTCGATCATCCGCCGCATCCCGGGCACCAACGACGTCACCGTCGGGTTGCTCTCCTCGCTGCCGTGGATCTGCGCGATCTTCGCGATGTACTTCTCCAACCGCTCCGCCGACCGCACCGGACGGCACAAGCCCTACCTCGTCGCCGCGCTGCTCATCGGCGGTGTCGGCACGATGGCCGCCGCGTTCGTCACGCCCTGGCTGGCGCTTCCGCTGCTGTGCATCGCGACGATGGGATTCAAGAGCGCGAGCCCGCTGTTCTGGTCCATTCCGCAGCGCACCCTCCACCCGATGGTGCTGGCACCGGCGATCGCGATCATCAACTCGCTCGGCAACCTGGGCGGCTTCGTGGCCCCGTTCGGCTTCGGAGTGATCAAGGAGCAGACCGGCACGGTGACGATGGGCCTCGTCGTGTTGTCGCTCTTCGCCCTGGCCGCCGCCGCGGCGGTGACGTACTTCCGGCGCGACAAGGAAGACATCGACGAAGTCGCGGACCTGGCAGAGGTGGGCTCCGACGAGCCCACCGTGGCAGCCAAGTGACCTCTCACCGGCACATACGAAACGCAGACGAGAACTCGAGGACCCAATCATGACAGCAACGGTGAACCGGACCGACGTGACCGGACAGATGATCATCGCAGGGAAGCCCGTCCAGGGTTCCGGCACGACGATCCACGGCATCGACCCCACCACCGACGGCCGGCTGGAACCGGGCTTCGCGCACGGTGACGAACGAGACGTCGACGCCGCCTGCGCCGCCGCCGCTGAGGCGTTCGCGCCGTTCCGCGCCACGAGCAGCGAGAAGCGGGCCCAGTTCCTCGAGGCGATCGCCGACAACATCGAGGCCCTCGGCGAGACGCTCATTGCACGGGCGTGCGCCGAATCCGGTCTTCCCCAGGGCCGCATCACCGGTGAGGTGGGCCGCACGTCCGGACAGCTGCGGCTGTTCGCCGGCGTGCTGCGTGACGGCGGCTGGAACGGTGCCCGCATCGATCCCGCGATGCCCGACAGGACGCCCCTGCCCCGTGCCGACATCCGGCAGCGGAAGGTGCCGCTCGGACCCGTCGCGGTGTTCGGTGCGAGCAACTTCCCCCTCGCCTTCTCCGTTGCCGGCGGCGACACCGCGTCCGCGCTGGCTGCTGGCTGCCCCGTCGTCGTGAAGGCCCACGACGCGCACCCCGGCACCTCCGAACTCGTCGGCCGCGCCATCGCCGACGCCGTCACGAGCACCGGCATGCCCGCGGGCACGTTCTCCCTGCTGTTCGGCTCGGGCCGCGGGCTCGGCACCGCACTGGTCACCGACCCGCGCATCAAGGCCGTCGGATTCACCGGATCCCGTTCCGGTGGAACCGCTCTGGTCGCCGCTGCCGCCGGACGTCCGGAACCCATCCCGGTGTACGCCGAGATGAGTTCGATCAACCCGGTGTTCGTGCTCGAGAACGCACTCGCCACCCGCGGCGCCGACCTCGGCCGCGCGTTCGTCGGGTCCCTGACGCTCGGATCCGGCCAGTTCTGCACCAACCCCGGTCTCGTCATCGCCGTCGACGGTCCCGGCCTCGCCGAGTTCGTCGCGGCCGCGAATGCCGCGGTCGCCGAGGCGGTGCCGACGCCGATGCTCACCCCGGTCATCGCCGGCTCCTACGCCGACGGGGTTGCCGCCCTCGAGGGCGCGGCCACCGTGGAGGCCCGCGGCGTCGAGTCCGACGCCCCCAATTCGTGCCGGGCTGCCCTGTTCAGCAGCGACGCCGACACGTTCCTGGGATCGGAGGTGTTGCAGCAGGAGGTGTTCGGCTCGTCCAGTCTGATCGTCAAGTGCCGCGACGCCGAGCAGGTGCGTGCCGTGGCGGCGCAGTTGGAAGGACAGCTGACCGCGACCGTCCACGTCGACGACGCCGATCTCGACGAGGCCGGACGGCTGCTGCCCGTCCTCGAGCTCAAGGCCGGCCGGATCCTGTTCAACGGCTGGCCCACCGGGGTCGAGGTCGGCCACGCGATGGTGCACGGTGGCCCGCACCCCGCGACCTCCGACTCGCGCACCACGTCCGTCGGCTCGCTGGCGATCGAACGGTTCCTGCGTCCCGTTGCCTACCAGGATGTTCCGAGCTCGCTGCTCCCCGCCGCCATCGCCGACGGCAACCCCGACCAGTTGTGGCGTCGCATCGACGGCCGACTCACCCAAGCCTGATTTTCCCTTCGTGAAGGAGTTCCCCATGCTCGACGGCGTCTTGTTCTTTCCCGTCACCCCGTTCACCGCATCCGGCGACGTCGACTACGACCGGCTCGCCGAGCACGTCGCCAAGGGTGTCGACGCCGGCCCCGGAGGCGTCTTCATCGCCTGCGGCACCGGTGAATTCCACGCCCTCGGGCTGGAGGAGTTCGGCAAGATCGTCGCCAAGGCCACCGAGGTCGTCGCCGGACGCGTCCCCGTGTTCGCCGGCGCCGGCGGCTCGGTGCAGCAGGCCAAGGAGTTCGCCGCCAGCGCGAAGGCCAATGGCGCCGACGGCATCCTGCTGCTCCCGCCGTACCTGGTGACGATGCCGCAGGCCGGACTGGTGGAGTACACCCGCGCGGTCGCAGACACCACCGATCTCCCGCTCGTCGTCTACAACCGCGGCAACGCCCGGTTCGACGAGGCGGCCGCCGTGGAGGTCGCGCAGTTCCCGACCGTGGTCGGGTTCAAGGACGGCACCGGTGATCTCGACAAGGTGGGCCGCATCGTCCGTGCGGTGAAGGACGCGCTCGCCCCGTCCGGCAAGCCGTTCCTGTTCTTCAACGGCATGCCCACCGCCGAGGTCACCCAGCAGGCGTACCGAGCGATCGGCGTCACGCTGTACTCGTCCGCGACGTTCGCGTTCGCGCCCGAACTCGCTCTCGGGTTCTACGAGGCGCTCGAATCCGGCAACGAGGAACTCACCGACGCGTTGCTCCGCGACTTCTTCCATCCCCTGGTGCGTCTGCGTGATCAGGTGCCCGGATACGCGGTGTCGCTGATCAAGTCGGGGGTCGCGATGGAAGGTATCGACGCCGGGTCCGTGCGGCCGCCGCTCGTCCCGACGAGCGAGGCCCACCTGCTCGAACTCGCGCAGATCACCGCAGCCGGTCGCGCCGTTCTCGCCGACGCGCTGGCCGTGCAGGCGGCGGTCTGATGACTGCCGCACCCATCCGGATCACCGGCGCACGGATCACGCCCGTCGCGTTCGTCGACCCGCCGCTCCTCAACACCGTCGGCGTGCACCAGCCCTACGCGCTGCGTGCGATCATTCAACTCGACACGGACGGCGGGCTCGTCGGCCTCGGTGAAACGTACGCCGACACAGCCCACCTCATCCGGCTCGAGGCGGCCGCCGACGCGATCGTCGGGCTGGACGTGTTCGCGCTCAACGCGATCCGCGCGGCGATCGACGAGAAGATCGCCACCCTGACCGTCACGGGCGGTGACGGCGTCGCGGGCATGATCACCACGGCCAGCACCACCGACCGCGTGTTCTCCCCGTTCGAGGTGGCGTGCCTCGACGTGCAGGGCAAGACGCTCGGACGGCCGGTGTCCGATCTGCTCGGCGGCAAGGTGCGCGACGCCGTCCCGTTCAGCGCCTACCTGTTCTACAAGTGGGCCGGGCACCCCGGCGCCGAGCCCGACGAATGGGGCGAGGCGATCGACCCCGACGGTCTGGTCCGTCAGGCACAGAAGATGATCGGCGAGTACGGCTTCGAGGCCATCAAGGTCAAGGGCGGCGTGTTCTCGCCGGACGAGGAGATCGCCGGCATCAAGGCGCTGCGTGCCGCATTCCCCGACCTGCCGCTGCGCCTCGACCCCAACGCCGCGTGGACCGTCGACACGTCGATCAGGGTCGCGTCGGAACTCGACGGCATCGTCGAATACCTCGAGGACCCGACGCCGGGCCTCGACGGCATGGCCGAGGTTGCGCGGGAGGCGAAGATGCCGCTGGCCACGAACATGTGCGTCGTCGCGTTCGATCAGCTGAAGCCTGCGGTGCTGAAGGATTCGGTCCAGGTCGTGCTGTCGGATCACCACTACTGGGGTGGCCTGCAGCGGTCGCGGTTGCTCGCCGGTATCTGCGACAACTTCGGTCTGGGCCTGTCGATGCACTCCAACTCGCACCTCGGCATCAGCCTGGCCGCGATGGTGCACCTCGCCGGCGCCACACCGAACCTCACGTACGCGTGCGACACGCACTGGCCGTGGAAGACCGAGGACGTCGTCAAACCCGGTGTGCTGAAGTTCGTCGACGGCGCGGTCCCGGTGCCGACGACGCC
This genomic interval carries:
- a CDS encoding 3-keto-5-aminohexanoate cleavage protein, with the translated sequence MHFHDDALFPETQEKLVITCAPYGPEWEPDDFREDLPLTMDEHVQKAVDCYEAGATVLHIHVRELDGKGSKRLSKFNELLAGLRQAVPDMILQVGGSISFAPEGEGADAKWLSDDTRHMLADLDPAPDQVTIAINTSQMNIMELMTADDIAGTSMERPELAEAYREMTVPAGPAWVEEHLRRLQAAGIQPHFQLSSIPQLETVERLIRRGIYTGPLNLTWVGIGGGFDGPNPYNIMNFIQRVPDGACLTLETLMRSVLPVNAMAIAMGLHPRCGNEDTIWGRKGEKMTSVQQVEQLVRVAGELGREVATGKEARDIYRIGQTYADADETLAKLGYAPNRRPGQVGFTHHA
- a CDS encoding TauD/TfdA dioxygenase family protein, with the protein product MNDTAQLTHSPERHTILSPSGSFRLAPMTCSLGAELFDVNLGDASRDDALFAELRELLLEYKVLFLRDQDISRAEHVALAERFGPLEDHPVAGSDPDHPGLVQIYKDLDSPAEHYENAFHCDATWRENPPMGCVLRCVATPPVGGDTIWVNMAEAYAKLPDAVKKQIDGLRARHSIEASFGAAQPTEQRHALHQRFPDAEHPVVRTHPETGEKILFVNAFATHFVNYHTPENIRYGIDYAPGSSNLLNYLISQAAIPEYQVRWRWTPNSVAIWDNRSTQHYAVQDYWPAVRKMERAGIVGDRPF
- a CDS encoding quinone oxidoreductase family protein, with translation MAQAVRFYEHGAPEVMRWENVEVGEPGPHGVRIRHEAVGLNFADTYFRTGLYPAELPAGMGVEAAGVVEEVGSGVTHVQVGDRVTYTGSPLGAYSTERVMPAAPLIPLPEAIRFDTAAAMTMRGLTTAYLLRRIHPLKAGDTVLLHAAAGGVGLIFTQWAKLLGINVIGTVSTDEKAAIARAHGCEHVIVYTRENVAERVREITNGAGVPVVYDSIGESTFQTSLDCLARRGLLVCFGTASGPIPPINAMQLAVKGSLFVTRPALADYIADPAERAELAGELFDHVEAGRIRIEINQSYGLEDAVQAHRDLESGRSIGSSVFRL
- a CDS encoding AraC family transcriptional regulator, which produces MKPLARYASLNGYVELCRSLGLEPAPLLRSAGLDPSGLGLQDRWIPAAAIAWLLEASVSASGYDDFGLRLAERRQFSNLGPLSLVVREEPDVRSALRVLTRYEHTYNEALRTRMSERGGLVTLRVELDVGETTEIRQSVELAVGVLHRLLRGFLGGGWKPLAVCFPHPAPPDTATHRRLFGPVVNFDHEFAGIVIEAGDLAAPNKMSDPLLRPYTQQLLESWEPSDDVTIVSRVRELIELLLPTGRCSVEQVARSLGVDRRTVHRRLAESGETFSTVLDATRVELAERMVANPRLSLTEIADMLAFSAPSNFSRWFSGRFGCSPSRWRTQRSGDTG
- a CDS encoding GNAT family N-acetyltransferase, with the translated sequence MSADAVTFEFVRTTREFFPQLQRWLREPHVARFWNHDTADADIERDFGGSIDGTEPCEDFLVLRGGLPFGFIQRYRIADYPEDLALLAALVEIPPGSISIDYYVGDPQHTGRGLGTAMISAFVAKCRADLPDATAIVVPVVVPNRASWRALEKAGFRRVGEGYLPPDNPIDDGAHYISRLDLDGCRPVQPVSPDR
- a CDS encoding MFS transporter, giving the protein MTLPLAVSPAVDSAVSKIFRRVVPLFIVMLICNQLNRSNIGYAQTHLEADVGIGAAAYGFGAGVFFIAYAIFELPSNVLMEKFGAKVWLTRIMISWGLVSAAMVFVNGPEMFYVLRFLLGVAEAGFFPAIIFYFTRWLPNNHRSRATALFIAGSSIAAAISGPLSGPLLSLDGLGGHHGWQWMFGLEGLLSVVVGCIAYRLLDSKIDDAKWLTAPEKADLQAVIAEEDVLRSEASAKRGESGSRWKLLLQPRILVCCGIFFAITMAIYANTFWLPSIIRRIPGTNDVTVGLLSSLPWICAIFAMYFSNRSADRTGRHKPYLVAALLIGGVGTMAAAFVTPWLALPLLCIATMGFKSASPLFWSIPQRTLHPMVLAPAIAIINSLGNLGGFVAPFGFGVIKEQTGTVTMGLVVLSLFALAAAAAVTYFRRDKEDIDEVADLAEVGSDEPTVAAK
- a CDS encoding aldehyde dehydrogenase (NADP(+)); this encodes MTATVNRTDVTGQMIIAGKPVQGSGTTIHGIDPTTDGRLEPGFAHGDERDVDAACAAAAEAFAPFRATSSEKRAQFLEAIADNIEALGETLIARACAESGLPQGRITGEVGRTSGQLRLFAGVLRDGGWNGARIDPAMPDRTPLPRADIRQRKVPLGPVAVFGASNFPLAFSVAGGDTASALAAGCPVVVKAHDAHPGTSELVGRAIADAVTSTGMPAGTFSLLFGSGRGLGTALVTDPRIKAVGFTGSRSGGTALVAAAAGRPEPIPVYAEMSSINPVFVLENALATRGADLGRAFVGSLTLGSGQFCTNPGLVIAVDGPGLAEFVAAANAAVAEAVPTPMLTPVIAGSYADGVAALEGAATVEARGVESDAPNSCRAALFSSDADTFLGSEVLQQEVFGSSSLIVKCRDAEQVRAVAAQLEGQLTATVHVDDADLDEAGRLLPVLELKAGRILFNGWPTGVEVGHAMVHGGPHPATSDSRTTSVGSLAIERFLRPVAYQDVPSSLLPAAIADGNPDQLWRRIDGRLTQA
- a CDS encoding 5-dehydro-4-deoxyglucarate dehydratase → MLDGVLFFPVTPFTASGDVDYDRLAEHVAKGVDAGPGGVFIACGTGEFHALGLEEFGKIVAKATEVVAGRVPVFAGAGGSVQQAKEFAASAKANGADGILLLPPYLVTMPQAGLVEYTRAVADTTDLPLVVYNRGNARFDEAAAVEVAQFPTVVGFKDGTGDLDKVGRIVRAVKDALAPSGKPFLFFNGMPTAEVTQQAYRAIGVTLYSSATFAFAPELALGFYEALESGNEELTDALLRDFFHPLVRLRDQVPGYAVSLIKSGVAMEGIDAGSVRPPLVPTSEAHLLELAQITAAGRAVLADALAVQAAV
- a CDS encoding glucarate dehydratase family protein — its product is MTAAPIRITGARITPVAFVDPPLLNTVGVHQPYALRAIIQLDTDGGLVGLGETYADTAHLIRLEAAADAIVGLDVFALNAIRAAIDEKIATLTVTGGDGVAGMITTASTTDRVFSPFEVACLDVQGKTLGRPVSDLLGGKVRDAVPFSAYLFYKWAGHPGAEPDEWGEAIDPDGLVRQAQKMIGEYGFEAIKVKGGVFSPDEEIAGIKALRAAFPDLPLRLDPNAAWTVDTSIRVASELDGIVEYLEDPTPGLDGMAEVAREAKMPLATNMCVVAFDQLKPAVLKDSVQVVLSDHHYWGGLQRSRLLAGICDNFGLGLSMHSNSHLGISLAAMVHLAGATPNLTYACDTHWPWKTEDVVKPGVLKFVDGAVPVPTTPGLGVEIDEDALAALHQQYLDCGVRDRDDTGYMKSVDPTFENTCPRW